From a single Alloactinosynnema sp. L-07 genomic region:
- a CDS encoding VOC family protein: MPVQLNHTIVAARDKVASSRFMSELLGLPEPIPFGPFLCVETANGVTLDFIEERGEITSQHYAFLVSEPEFDEIFGRVQQWRLAYWADPFHHLAGEINTNDGGRGVYFDDLDGHNLEIITRPYGGG; this comes from the coding sequence GCTCAACCACACCATCGTCGCCGCGCGCGACAAGGTCGCTTCATCGAGGTTCATGTCCGAGCTCCTCGGCCTGCCCGAACCGATCCCGTTCGGACCGTTCCTGTGCGTCGAGACAGCCAACGGCGTGACCCTCGACTTCATCGAGGAACGCGGCGAGATCACGTCACAGCACTACGCGTTCCTGGTGAGCGAGCCCGAGTTCGACGAGATCTTCGGCCGGGTCCAACAATGGCGGCTCGCCTACTGGGCCGACCCGTTCCACCACCTCGCAGGCGAGATCAACACCAACGACGGCGGCCGGGGCGTGTACTTCGACGACCTCGACGGTCACAACCTGGAGATCATCACCCGCCCCTACGGCGGCGGGTGA
- the lexA gene encoding transcriptional repressor LexA yields MTTYDDLDAFEHLDTSALPRRQQQILVTIRDWVVRYGYSPSSRQIGDAVGLRSSSSVSKHLASLEEKGFLRRSATMSRAIDVRLFLQEPATRKPADDSVSVPVVGDIAAGSPILADEHLDDVLTLPRELTGRGTVFGLRVRGDSMIDAAICDGDIVVVRQQSEAHSGQIVAAMIDGEATVKVYRRRDGHVYLEPRNADYDVIDGDQAVVLGTVVSVLRSV; encoded by the coding sequence ATGACCACCTACGACGATCTCGACGCGTTCGAGCACCTGGACACCTCAGCGCTGCCGCGCCGTCAGCAGCAGATCCTGGTGACGATCCGGGACTGGGTGGTCCGATATGGATACTCGCCGAGCTCCCGGCAGATCGGTGACGCCGTCGGACTGCGGTCGTCGTCGTCGGTGTCCAAGCACCTCGCGAGCCTGGAGGAGAAGGGTTTCCTGCGGCGCAGCGCGACAATGTCGAGGGCGATCGACGTGCGCCTGTTCCTGCAGGAGCCTGCGACCCGCAAGCCTGCCGACGACTCGGTGAGCGTGCCCGTCGTCGGCGATATCGCGGCGGGAAGTCCGATCTTGGCCGACGAGCATCTCGATGACGTCCTGACGCTGCCGCGCGAACTCACCGGGCGCGGCACCGTTTTCGGCCTGCGGGTGCGCGGCGACTCGATGATCGACGCCGCGATCTGTGATGGCGACATCGTGGTGGTGCGACAGCAGTCCGAGGCCCACTCTGGTCAGATCGTCGCCGCGATGATCGATGGCGAGGCCACGGTGAAGGTGTATCGGCGCCGTGACGGCCACGTCTACCTTGAGCCGCGCAACGCGGACTATGACGTCATCGACGGCGATCAGGCTGTCGTGCTGGGGACCGTCGTCTCGGTGCTGCGCAGCGTCTGA